The Saccharolobus shibatae B12 genomic interval CTTGGTGAGTACATTTTCAAAATTAGAGAAGGATTATTAGATAAGGACTTGTACATAGAAATATTGAATAATTTAGAGAAGGTCGCACAAAACTTAGACGCCGCAACATATAGGCTAAGTGTTATGCTATCTAAGCAAATGAATATCGATGACGTGATAAATAGATTACTTATAGTTATCTGCGAAAAGATAATTACATCGATCACCTACTTCATAGAGGCGTTAAGATTATTGTCTGTAAATCCAAAGAATTCCTATGAAAATGCTCGTAACGTAATAAAACTGGAACAAGAAATAGATGAACTATATAGGAGTCTAGAATTAACACTGTTCGAAAGGAAACTTGTTGACTTCTCCTACATAATGTTGCTAAAAGATATAGCTGATAGATTGGAAGATAGTGAGGATCTGCTGAAGAGTTCTGCTGACAATATAACCTATATCGCATATGAGAGGATGTAGATGGTAAAAGCCTTATTGGTGGGATCTAAGGTATTAATCCCAAATGTAGATGAATCAAGATACATTTATTCAAACGGTTTCTATGGAAAGCCAATAGGAATTTCTAAGCCGAAGGGCCCTAAAGATATAATTAGACCTCTAGAATTATCATTAATTGAAAGCGTCTATCTGGCCAAAAAGGGTTTAATTAGAGTTATCGATAAAAATGGTGAAATTCTTGAATATGAGAAACTATATGAATATAGTTCTAAAATAATAAATAAATTTGATATCATGTACAGAGTTTACGAAGACTTGAGGGAAAAAGGATTCATAGTTAGATCTGGAGTAAAATATGGAGCAGATTTTGCAGTATACACGTTAGGACCTGGATTAGAACATGCACCTTATGTGGTTATTGCAGTGGATATTGACGAAGAAATTACTCCTCATGAGTTATTGAGTTTTGGGAGAGTCTCCCACAGCACAAGGAAAAGATTAGTACTGGCTCTAGTAGATCGCAAAAGTGAAAGTGTAAGATACATAATGTTTAAATGGGTCAAAATGTAAGTTTAATATGATTGTCTAAAAGTTTGGGGGTTTAAGTAATTTGAAGAACGGAAATAGAGGCTTTGAAAGACAGCCCTCCTTTAGTGATGAACAGAAGCCAATGCCTTTAGGGGATAAGTGTAATTACTTGTGCCCATATTTCAGATGTAATAAGAGAGCATTACTAATACAAGTAAAATATACTAAAGGCAATCCATACAAAGTGGGCTATTGCAGATGGGTGGGGGATGTATGTATAACTGGTGAATGCCAATACGCTTATTGTGAGAAGAGAGCATTACTGCCTGGTAATAAATGTGCATTTGCCATAAATAAGAAGAATGAGAGGGATAATGAGATTGAAAAAGAACTTGAAAAGGAAGATTACGATGACAAAATGAAGGAGATAATATCAAAGAAATTTGGCAAAAAAGGATTAGATGTACTATAAGACTATTTTATTGATAAGATAAGAATTACATTTATTTTATCCTATCCTTTCCATCTCTTATATATGTCATGCTTTATTCCCAATAGATCTAAAGCCTTACCAACCACGAAGTTAATCATATCATCAATACTTTTTGGTAAGATGTAGAAAGCAGGAGAAGCTGGCATTATGAGAACACCTAATCTAGCTAGCTTTAGGGCATTTTCGAGTTCTATGGCACCTAATGGAGTTTCTCTAATTACCAAAACTAACTTCTTGTTTGTTCTGATGAAATTTAATGCCGTTCTGGATAGAAGATTCGATCCAATTCCATTTGCAATTTCTGCAAGTGTTTTAATACTACATGGAATAATAATCATACCTCCTACAGTTATTGAAAAACTTGAACTAGAAGGTGCAGCTTCGATCTGGGATTGGATATATATATTAGAGGAATACTTCTTTAACTCTTCAATTAAATTTATACCTA includes:
- the endA gene encoding tRNA-intron lyase, whose amino-acid sequence is MVKALLVGSKVLIPNVDESRYIYSNGFYGKPIGISKPKGPKDIIRPLELSLIESVYLAKKGLIRVIDKNGEILEYEKLYEYSSKIINKFDIMYRVYEDLREKGFIVRSGVKYGADFAVYTLGPGLEHAPYVVIAVDIDEEITPHELLSFGRVSHSTRKRLVLALVDRKSESVRYIMFKWVKM
- a CDS encoding UbiX family flavin prenyltransferase; translation: MVGGLAKEAGTKSGREKAKRVIIGISGASGTIYGIRTVQFLNELGYETHIIISKSAEKVAQKELGINLIEELKKYSSNIYIQSQIEAAPSSSSFSITVGGMIIIPCSIKTLAEIANGIGSNLLSRTALNFIRTNKKLVLVIRETPLGAIELENALKLARLGVLIMPASPAFYILPKSIDDMINFVVGKALDLLGIKHDIYKRWKG
- a CDS encoding phosphate transport regulator, producing MSEGIATLAIEEQLQQISLKLLDETRVLYEFLSNNNNVNAMQIYSKVNGIKNDIEVSKYRLGEYIFKIREGLLDKDLYIEILNNLEKVAQNLDAATYRLSVMLSKQMNIDDVINRLLIVICEKIITSITYFIEALRLLSVNPKNSYENARNVIKLEQEIDELYRSLELTLFERKLVDFSYIMLLKDIADRLEDSEDLLKSSADNITYIAYERM